The Gammaproteobacteria bacterium genome contains the following window.
GCAGAGCTAGGTAGGGGGTTTCCGATAAGGTCTATTCAACAAGCCATCAAAAATGCGGGCCATATTCTGGAATATTTACCCCCTTATTCACCAGATTTCAATCCCATCGAACATAAGTGGGCGCAATTAAAGGCGATTGACAAAAGAGAACGCCGTACTACCGAGGAAGTCTTCGCAAATTATGCGTAATCATTTTATGGTGGCTTTGCTATATCCACTGTTGATAACGTCGAACGAAACTTTCCAACTCGATACGTATATAACCCAAGTTGCCACCTACTTGTCCCCCCCCCCAGCCCTCCCCGTAAACGGGGAGGGAGTAGGCCGCAGACCTCCCCCCGTTTATGGGGGGATTGAGGGGGACGATTGGATGCGATCCCGAATTTTGAATAGGTGGCAACTTGGGTTATTTATAATGGGAGGATGAACATCTCATACGGATAATGCGAATGGTTAGCTAGCTTTGGATAGTCGGTACTCCTGAATATTCTGTTATTGGTTGCCGTCTTTAATGAGGAGACTCAATAGACATTATCGGAAACCTCACCCCCGCCCCCCTCTCCTTAACAGGAGAGGGGGA
Protein-coding sequences here:
- a CDS encoding hypothetical protein (Evidence 5 : Unknown function); protein product: MRLRCPAELGRGFPIRSIQQAIKNAGHILEYLPPYSPDFNPIEHKWAQLKAIDKRERRTTEEVFANYA